Proteins found in one Solitalea lacus genomic segment:
- a CDS encoding FecR family protein, whose protein sequence is MKSENKEKIIQSFYNCEMEFEIKNDLYKQLEQTESSAEEQTLTAPLFEKICETIAENEKLQKRRKLIRLMTLIGSRAAIFIFGMLIYVFALQPYFNRKINESEIRIIAGNKSSSQTILPDGSTVFLNANSELTYKLNSSDKREVFLKGEGWFKVAKMPEKTFIVHAGQYKVAVHGTVFNVKAYPQNKEVITTLQEGSIEILPENDISAIKPTLMIPGQQFTFNKEKKESSLTTVQPELASVWKETEVRFENKNFGDLLKILESRYNVQFEVHDPSLFKYHYDGSIRNENIIQVLNLIKETLPIKYQLVMGNVIMIEKQP, encoded by the coding sequence ATGAAATCAGAAAACAAGGAAAAAATCATTCAATCGTTTTACAACTGTGAAATGGAGTTTGAAATTAAGAATGATTTATATAAGCAATTGGAGCAAACAGAAAGTTCGGCAGAGGAACAAACATTAACAGCGCCGCTGTTCGAAAAGATTTGCGAGACGATTGCTGAAAATGAAAAACTGCAAAAAAGAAGAAAGTTGATTCGTCTGATGACTTTGATTGGGTCAAGGGCAGCAATCTTTATTTTTGGAATGCTGATCTATGTTTTTGCTCTTCAGCCTTATTTTAACAGAAAGATCAATGAGTCAGAAATTAGAATTATTGCCGGCAATAAATCGAGTTCACAGACTATTTTACCTGACGGCTCAACGGTTTTTTTAAATGCAAATTCTGAGTTAACCTATAAACTCAACTCTTCTGACAAAAGGGAGGTGTTTTTGAAGGGAGAAGGCTGGTTTAAGGTTGCCAAAATGCCCGAAAAAACATTTATTGTACATGCCGGTCAGTATAAGGTAGCAGTACATGGAACGGTTTTCAATGTGAAAGCTTATCCTCAAAATAAAGAGGTAATAACCACACTGCAGGAAGGTTCTATTGAAATTTTACCCGAAAACGATATTAGTGCAATTAAACCTACCCTAATGATTCCGGGCCAACAGTTTACGTTCAACAAAGAGAAAAAAGAGTCAAGCTTAACTACAGTTCAGCCTGAGCTGGCTTCGGTATGGAAAGAAACAGAGGTGAGATTTGAAAATAAAAACTTCGGGGACCTGCTGAAAATTCTGGAAAGCAGATACAATGTGCAGTTTGAGGTTCATGATCCATCATTGTTTAAATACCATTATGACGGAAGCATTAGGAATGAAAATATTATTCAGGTGCTGAATTTAATTAAAGAAACACTTCCAATTAAATATCAGCTGGTTATGGGCAATGTAATAATGATTGAGAAACAACCTTAA